The following are from one region of the Vibrio rarus genome:
- a CDS encoding DUF3413 domain-containing protein produces the protein MVNSGNSYAERVSRLVSWGHWFSFFNVIIAMLVGTRYIAESPWPETFLGQLYLTSSWVGHFGFLVFGLYVLCLFPLTFIVPNFKLFRILGVLASTIGLTVLLLDTQAYQELNLHLNPIVWELLLSDDKNAINAKWQTLFVLVPIIFFVQLALAEWVWRKQRKLSHKRIGRPIAVVFFVGFIFSHLIYIWADATFYNPITNQRANFPLSYPMTAKTFLERQGWFDKQEYQQRIERGDASSEVLAYPLETLKINNDKSHNYNLLLVMVEDLRADSVNEQAMPTLKQFALDNQNFSQHLSSGNDDSATFGLFYGIPATYSASIRHFETEPLFIQQLLYRNYDLGLFSGDDFSSNVYDDVIFHGHRDDLTEVHTSSDQNAINNWQKWLTDETNKNWFSVVHLTQMQQFEEHVDDISGKDAKAVLRKAYNTTSSKVDRSIAQIIDTLQQQQLLENTVVVITSDHGWEFNETNSNTWGANSNYSKYQLHVPMVIHWPNKEAHEYNHTTSHLDLSVTLMQDLLGITSNPVDFSSGKNLFDSKKRRWTMAGDAREFALISSNEITVLDRYGNYKVYDHNYHRQRDVKPKLSVIMQGLSETKRFYEQN, from the coding sequence ATGGTAAATAGCGGCAACTCTTACGCAGAACGAGTATCAAGGCTGGTTAGTTGGGGACATTGGTTTAGTTTTTTCAATGTCATCATCGCTATGCTTGTTGGTACGCGTTATATCGCCGAATCTCCTTGGCCTGAAACTTTTTTAGGCCAATTATACCTAACCTCATCTTGGGTTGGCCACTTTGGCTTTTTAGTATTCGGTTTATACGTACTCTGTCTGTTCCCTCTCACCTTCATCGTCCCGAACTTTAAGCTGTTCCGGATTTTAGGTGTGCTGGCAAGTACTATAGGTTTAACAGTACTGTTACTGGATACTCAAGCGTATCAAGAACTCAACTTACACCTTAACCCCATTGTTTGGGAGTTGCTGTTAAGTGATGACAAAAATGCCATCAATGCCAAATGGCAAACTTTATTTGTTCTTGTCCCTATTATCTTTTTTGTACAGCTGGCGCTTGCAGAGTGGGTATGGCGTAAACAAAGAAAGCTCTCTCACAAGCGCATTGGTCGCCCTATTGCCGTGGTCTTTTTTGTCGGATTCATTTTTAGCCATTTAATTTATATTTGGGCTGATGCTACTTTCTACAATCCGATCACTAATCAACGAGCCAACTTTCCGCTTTCTTATCCTATGACGGCAAAAACCTTCTTGGAGCGCCAAGGTTGGTTTGATAAGCAAGAGTACCAACAACGCATTGAGCGTGGCGATGCCAGTAGCGAAGTACTTGCCTACCCTTTAGAAACGTTAAAAATAAATAACGATAAAAGCCACAACTACAATTTATTGTTAGTGATGGTAGAGGACCTTCGCGCCGACAGCGTGAATGAGCAAGCCATGCCGACGCTGAAGCAATTTGCATTAGACAATCAAAACTTTAGCCAGCACCTTAGCTCAGGAAATGATGACTCAGCCACCTTTGGCTTGTTTTATGGTATTCCTGCTACCTATTCCGCCAGTATTCGTCATTTTGAAACCGAGCCCTTGTTTATCCAACAACTGCTCTATCGAAATTATGATTTAGGATTATTTAGCGGCGATGATTTCTCATCTAATGTGTACGATGATGTGATCTTCCACGGCCATCGCGATGACCTAACCGAAGTGCACACCTCATCAGACCAAAACGCCATCAATAATTGGCAAAAATGGCTAACTGACGAAACCAATAAAAATTGGTTTAGCGTTGTACACCTTACTCAAATGCAACAATTTGAGGAGCATGTGGATGACATTTCAGGAAAAGACGCTAAAGCAGTATTGCGTAAAGCCTACAACACCACTAGCAGTAAAGTGGATCGCTCTATTGCACAAATTATCGATACCTTGCAGCAGCAACAGTTGTTGGAAAATACCGTAGTCGTCATTACCTCCGACCATGGCTGGGAATTTAACGAAACCAATAGCAACACTTGGGGTGCCAACAGCAACTACAGTAAATACCAATTGCACGTACCGATGGTAATACACTGGCCAAATAAAGAGGCCCATGAGTATAACCACACCACCAGTCACTTAGATTTATCCGTAACCTTAATGCAAGATCTACTGGGCATTACCTCCAACCCCGTTGATTTTAGTAGTGGTAAAAACTTATTTGATAGCAAAAAACGCCGTTGGACAATGGCCGGTGATGCCCGAGAATTTGCACTCATCTCCAGCAACGAAATCACCGTACTCGACCGCTATGGCAACTATAAAGTGTATGATCACAATTATCACAGACAACGGGATGTAAAACCGAAACTATCCG
- a CDS encoding YejL family protein, producing the protein MPITSKYSDEKIETMLAEIATVLEKHKSTPELSLMLVGNIATNVLNQNVAKGQRKAIAKTFSDALIASVDD; encoded by the coding sequence ATGCCTATTACATCCAAATACAGTGACGAAAAAATTGAAACCATGTTAGCTGAAATTGCTACCGTTCTAGAGAAGCACAAGTCCACTCCTGAACTGAGCTTGATGTTGGTTGGTAATATCGCAACAAATGTTCTAAATCAAAACGTGGCCAAGGGACAAAGAAAAGCCATAGCGAAAACTTTTTCAGATGCATTAATTGCCTCTGTTGACGACTAA